One window from the genome of Leptospiraceae bacterium encodes:
- a CDS encoding galactokinase: MIDKDYLKTKFKEVFSKEPNWYFFSPGRVNFIGEHIDYNGGKVFPFAIDKGIYAAVWLSDSSLIQLYSEIDKKVYKFSLEEDLSIYKNHPGWIKYPIGVIQAIKGQGYFFNGFSVYFASDLPIGSGLSSSAAIEVLMGYIVYSLVKADYQIDRTQLAILCQQVENQYVGVKCGIMDQFTVAMGKQDHLILLDTHSLEYEYIPFEFPDVELVVVDSKKPRELTSSKYNERRTECHISYEILNKLYKIKNLVDADLSHLESLHSDTLIRRTRHVITENQRVKETKELLINHSKQKRDPEKTLNKLGKLLVESHYSLKNDYEVSCRELDIIVEESMKIDGVYGVRMTGAGFGGSAIALVKKDYFDEYRNKIMKVYKNLTNFNLEVFSVKISDGIKRL; encoded by the coding sequence ATGATTGATAAAGACTATTTAAAAACTAAATTCAAAGAGGTTTTTTCTAAAGAACCAAATTGGTATTTTTTCTCTCCAGGTAGGGTGAATTTCATCGGTGAACATATCGACTACAACGGAGGGAAAGTCTTTCCTTTTGCTATTGATAAGGGAATATATGCTGCTGTTTGGTTAAGTGATTCTTCTCTTATACAACTCTATTCTGAAATTGATAAAAAAGTTTATAAATTTTCTTTAGAAGAAGATCTTAGCATTTATAAAAATCATCCAGGTTGGATCAAATATCCCATTGGGGTTATTCAGGCTATTAAGGGGCAGGGATATTTTTTTAATGGTTTTTCCGTGTATTTTGCAAGTGATCTTCCTATAGGTTCAGGTCTTTCTTCTTCGGCAGCTATTGAAGTTTTAATGGGCTATATCGTTTATTCTCTTGTGAAAGCAGATTATCAGATCGATAGAACACAACTTGCTATCCTTTGCCAGCAAGTAGAAAATCAATATGTCGGAGTTAAATGTGGTATCATGGATCAATTCACCGTAGCTATGGGGAAACAAGATCATTTGATCTTATTAGACACTCATTCTTTGGAATATGAATATATCCCTTTTGAATTCCCTGATGTAGAGTTAGTGGTCGTTGATTCCAAAAAACCACGAGAACTCACATCATCAAAGTACAATGAACGAAGAACGGAATGCCACATATCATACGAAATTCTAAACAAATTATACAAAATCAAAAACCTTGTAGATGCAGATCTTTCTCACTTAGAGAGTTTACACTCAGACACCTTGATCAGAAGAACAAGACATGTGATCACAGAAAACCAGAGAGTAAAAGAAACAAAAGAGTTGTTAATAAATCATTCAAAGCAAAAAAGGGATCCAGAGAAAACCTTAAACAAACTAGGAAAGTTATTAGTAGAGTCCCACTATTCTTTGAAAAACGATTATGAAGTTTCTTGTAGGGAACTTGATATTATTGTGGAGGAATCTATGAAGATTGATGGGGTCTATGGTGTTAGGATGACGGGAGCTGGATTCGGTGGTTCAGCAATTGCATTAGTCAAGAAGGATTATTTTGATGAATACAGAAACAAAATCATGAAAGTTTATAAAAATTTAACAAACTTCAATCTTGAAGTTTTTTCTGTGAAAATTAGCGATGGTATAAAAAGATTATGA
- a CDS encoding D-alanine--D-alanine ligase, protein MKTKVVGLIFGGPSTEHEISILSAKNIYEVLKEDYTVYPIYIDRKRNFFLLENFEHFPTNLKELESIHRRELYLSFKKPNFFYWDSLQNLKTIEIDILFPITHGTLGEDGSLQGLMKFLDIPFVGCDVLSSALCMDKEAMKQILKSNHIPVVPFKSYTIYERENISLDAIINELGLPVFVKPARQGSSVGVRKASSVEEIQNAISYAFRFDTKILIEKAIHGREIECSVLGNFHVRVSIPGEVRPNHEFYSYEAKYLDPQGADLFIPAENLTKQEIQRIQEIALSTYKALYCEGFARVDMFYADGEIYVNEVNTLPGFTNISMYPKLWEYEGMSQKELLKTLIELTEEKANLQRNLITTYKV, encoded by the coding sequence ATGAAAACAAAAGTGGTAGGTTTGATTTTTGGCGGACCATCCACAGAACATGAAATATCGATTTTGTCGGCAAAAAACATTTATGAGGTTCTGAAAGAAGACTATACAGTTTATCCCATCTACATTGATAGAAAACGAAATTTTTTTCTTTTGGAAAATTTTGAACATTTTCCAACAAATCTTAAAGAATTAGAATCAATCCATCGACGAGAGCTCTACTTAAGCTTCAAAAAGCCCAATTTTTTTTATTGGGATTCTTTACAAAATCTAAAGACAATCGAAATTGATATCCTATTTCCCATCACACATGGGACATTAGGAGAAGATGGAAGTTTACAGGGATTGATGAAGTTTTTAGACATTCCTTTTGTTGGTTGTGATGTCTTATCTTCCGCTTTGTGTATGGATAAAGAAGCAATGAAGCAAATTCTGAAGTCAAACCACATTCCCGTAGTTCCCTTTAAAAGCTATACGATTTATGAAAGAGAAAATATCTCTCTTGATGCTATAATTAACGAACTGGGGTTACCAGTTTTCGTTAAACCGGCTCGACAGGGTTCTTCTGTAGGGGTTCGTAAAGCCTCCAGTGTAGAAGAAATTCAAAATGCGATCTCTTATGCCTTCCGGTTTGATACTAAAATTTTAATTGAAAAAGCCATCCATGGAAGAGAAATTGAATGTTCTGTTTTAGGTAATTTTCATGTTCGAGTTAGCATTCCAGGAGAGGTTCGTCCAAATCATGAATTTTATTCTTACGAAGCAAAATACCTTGACCCTCAGGGAGCTGATCTATTCATTCCAGCAGAGAATCTAACAAAACAAGAAATCCAACGTATTCAAGAAATTGCTTTGTCGACTTATAAGGCATTGTATTGTGAGGGTTTTGCCAGAGTAGATATGTTTTATGCTGATGGTGAAATTTATGTAAACGAAGTAAACACCTTACCAGGATTTACGAATATCAGTATGTATCCCAAGTTGTGGGAATATGAAGGTATGTCACAAAAAGAATTACTCAAAACACTGATAGAATTAACAGAAGAAAAAGCAAACTTGCAAAGAAATTTGATTACTACATACAAAGTGTAG
- a CDS encoding P-loop NTPase fold protein, whose translation MPTETKDQILDLVDRTLSGHKFSIAKLISLFENTKPELIEIKNQIIDYLKQKSSHRGFFVGITGTPGVGKSTLTGKLALKVLEVSSESKVAILAIDPSSEISGGALLGDRTRVRLPIYEERIYFRSQANDRELGGLSKHTFSVSRVLFYLFDWIFIETVGIGQSEIEIQHIADTILLVLQPLTGDQIQFMKAGIMEIPNAFVINKWDQEKEAKKTYYTLKSTLSFVRPEMEKLPIFRVSAQKGLGLEEVLEYLIEEKSKKTNFRLEEKEAYYFEKWVRTQYGLKGLEILKNFGGASLFIKETGSFDLALQKFSKIEYVIQYP comes from the coding sequence ATGCCAACAGAAACAAAAGATCAGATCTTGGATTTGGTGGATAGAACTCTCAGTGGGCACAAATTTTCGATTGCAAAACTAATTTCTTTGTTCGAAAACACAAAGCCAGAATTAATAGAAATTAAAAACCAAATCATAGATTACCTTAAGCAGAAAAGTTCTCATCGCGGGTTTTTTGTTGGGATAACGGGAACTCCTGGGGTGGGAAAATCTACTTTAACAGGTAAGTTGGCTTTAAAGGTTTTAGAGGTATCTTCGGAATCAAAAGTAGCCATTTTAGCAATTGATCCATCCAGTGAAATCTCAGGAGGAGCTCTTTTGGGGGATAGAACCCGTGTTCGACTTCCCATATATGAAGAACGTATCTATTTTCGAAGTCAAGCAAATGACCGAGAATTAGGGGGGCTAAGTAAACATACTTTTTCGGTGAGTAGAGTTTTGTTCTATTTGTTTGATTGGATTTTCATTGAAACCGTTGGGATTGGTCAAAGTGAGATTGAAATCCAGCACATCGCTGATACTATTCTTCTAGTGCTACAACCTCTCACAGGAGATCAAATTCAGTTTATGAAGGCTGGGATTATGGAAATACCTAATGCTTTTGTTATAAACAAATGGGATCAGGAAAAAGAAGCAAAAAAAACCTACTATACTTTGAAATCTACGTTATCATTTGTAAGACCCGAGATGGAAAAATTGCCCATATTTCGAGTTAGCGCTCAAAAGGGTTTGGGTTTAGAGGAAGTATTAGAATATTTGATTGAAGAAAAAAGCAAAAAAACTAATTTCAGATTGGAAGAAAAAGAAGCGTATTACTTCGAAAAGTGGGTAAGGACCCAATACGGACTCAAGGGTTTAGAAATCCTCAAGAACTTTGGAGGAGCTTCTTTGTTTATTAAAGAAACGGGTTCTTTTGATTTAGCCTTGCAAAAGTTTTCTAAAATTGAATATGTCATTCAATATCCATGA
- a CDS encoding sodium:alanine symporter family protein, with the protein MELEKLIDQVNSIVWGPIMLILLFGTHIFLTIRLGFIQRYIGLGIKLSVSREEGKGDISQFAALATALAATIGTGNVVGVATAISIGGPGAVLWMWLTGVFGIATKYAESLLSIKFREIDKNGQIVGGPMFVLERGLGMKWLGVLFAIFTVIASFGIGNMVQANSISHLMKDTYGIEPVYTGIALAILTALVIIGGIKSIAKVSEALVPFMAVFYVISLLVIIVLTWEKIPQTLYLIVTSAFTGQSAIGGFAGAGVREAIRAGVARGLFSNESGLGSAPIVAAAAKTKNAVRQALVSSTGTFWDTVIICALTGIAIINTESWTLGLKGAEITNQTFSILGGWGSILLSISLLLFVFSTILGWSYYGEKALEYLLGVKSIMAFRILWVIFVIIGSLTSLNVVWGFADIANGLMAIPNLISLLWLHSYIKKETDKFLSKEKIDEEDPELVKIEVFDK; encoded by the coding sequence ATGGAATTAGAAAAATTGATCGATCAAGTTAACAGTATTGTTTGGGGTCCCATCATGTTGATTTTGTTATTTGGAACCCATATTTTTCTTACAATACGTTTAGGATTTATCCAACGTTATATTGGATTAGGAATCAAGCTTTCTGTTTCTCGAGAAGAAGGGAAAGGCGATATTAGTCAATTTGCAGCATTGGCAACCGCTTTAGCAGCAACCATCGGAACAGGGAATGTGGTAGGTGTTGCCACAGCCATTTCTATTGGAGGTCCGGGAGCTGTTTTGTGGATGTGGCTTACTGGGGTTTTTGGTATAGCAACGAAATATGCCGAATCACTTCTTTCAATAAAATTCCGAGAGATTGACAAAAATGGACAGATTGTTGGTGGTCCCATGTTTGTTTTGGAAAGAGGATTAGGAATGAAATGGCTTGGCGTTTTGTTTGCTATTTTTACTGTGATTGCCTCTTTCGGGATTGGAAATATGGTTCAAGCGAATTCGATTTCTCACCTTATGAAGGATACTTATGGTATTGAGCCCGTTTATACGGGAATTGCATTAGCAATCCTGACAGCTCTCGTAATCATCGGCGGTATCAAATCCATTGCGAAAGTAAGTGAAGCTTTAGTTCCTTTTATGGCAGTTTTTTATGTGATTTCATTACTTGTGATTATTGTTCTTACTTGGGAGAAAATCCCTCAAACCTTGTATTTGATTGTAACCTCTGCTTTTACGGGACAGTCTGCTATTGGTGGTTTTGCTGGTGCGGGAGTTCGAGAAGCAATTAGGGCTGGAGTTGCCAGAGGATTATTTTCGAATGAGTCTGGTTTGGGAAGTGCTCCTATTGTTGCAGCTGCTGCAAAAACGAAAAATGCGGTCCGACAAGCATTAGTTTCTTCAACGGGAACCTTTTGGGATACAGTTATCATTTGTGCTTTGACTGGAATTGCCATCATCAATACAGAAAGTTGGACCTTAGGACTCAAAGGAGCTGAGATCACAAATCAGACTTTCTCAATCTTGGGTGGTTGGGGAAGTATTCTTTTAAGTATATCTTTGCTACTTTTTGTTTTTAGCACCATTTTGGGTTGGTCCTATTATGGTGAGAAAGCCTTGGAGTATTTATTGGGGGTAAAAAGTATTATGGCATTTCGAATTTTATGGGTGATTTTTGTAATCATAGGTTCTTTGACTTCTTTGAATGTTGTTTGGGGTTTTGCAGACATTGCTAATGGACTTATGGCAATACCGAATTTGATATCGTTATTATGGCTTCATAGTTACATCAAAAAAGAAACTGATAAATTCTTATCGAAAGAAAAGATTGATGAAGAGGATCCAGAACTCGTCAAGATAGAAGTATTTGATAAATAA
- a CDS encoding EAL domain-containing protein — protein sequence MSNSWIFYLYLYSAIMDFLMILEELPEALFVADVETGVIVYANKMAEKLVGLPKEKIIGLHQTQLHPPEYSSLYKEIFIEDTKNNYNNIKKRRIKELSELYVQKSDGIKIPIKITSKTFEWNGKKYIIGIFIRSDQVLSLKKKTFVLNELLVFTEAVFKQGSFQCYYRSRDPIFFLSDGAKRVLGINRNFVRLSSLLPYIKKDEQEIKNILQEIALGNLNHLQKEYEFYWQNGNEIKNMVIQFSFLKEKFLYGIIKDITKEKEHIQLIERKNQFFYMLSQSHKVLLFANEEEILLSQICKVIVETGKYLMSWVGYKKYNKERTIEVVSYYTKNEFLETFLKENFLSLPLSWGWGEKSKDANQHIASIVCRNNKILIEKIQQDSELRKGEVRSVIGIPIAMNDMVIGVLMVYSSFEDFDPEEKHILQEIAVNIGIGINIIRERKTKMRLLEQNILLTKILDNTSLGILIINKEGKILYVNKKFEEMSGYYMNELMGQNVNILKSGLHDHEFYQQLWDTIMSKKDWKGEIINKRKDGSLFLSRVFISPVLNEKLEISHFIQIIEDITLEKFYEEQIEKSQFYDSLTNLPNRTYFLEKLNQEIYKGDNLFVILIDVDQFSLVIQKVGFLISDKFLQLIADRIRSYIEKYLQLNVFLARIGNDEFGIILSKITFEDGIHFVENLSEFLKRVYRIHGSEFYLTASMGIALYPENAKTPDELLKYAEMALNRAKEEKGIGSYAFINPEVEKEFLDQVKIETLLFKNISLLKTKEKTKIQKTGFYLVYQPILDIKTNKIVSVEALIRWRDKELGIINPSKFIPIAEKNRLIIPLGEFIIEEIIKQILEWYEKDYTILPVSVNISYHQIHDGTFLKFFKRLIKDYHVDPALIEIEITENILLQNEEKTRRFIGELKDMNVKILIDDFGTGYSSLNYLLKYKFDAIKIDQFFIRKLDEEEDDSSLRLVRSIIQMSKSFGLKSIAEGIETQKQVEILLREDCDYGQGYYYSKPLNPMELEKFFKVHT from the coding sequence TTGTCAAATTCATGGATTTTTTATTTATATTTATATTCTGCAATTATGGATTTCTTGATGATCTTAGAAGAATTGCCTGAAGCTCTCTTTGTTGCCGATGTGGAAACAGGGGTAATTGTTTACGCAAATAAAATGGCAGAAAAGTTAGTGGGACTTCCTAAAGAAAAAATCATTGGGCTACACCAAACTCAGCTCCATCCACCTGAGTATAGTAGTCTCTATAAAGAAATTTTTATCGAAGATACAAAGAATAATTACAATAATATCAAAAAACGACGTATCAAAGAATTATCAGAATTATATGTTCAAAAAAGTGATGGAATCAAGATCCCTATCAAAATAACTTCAAAAACTTTTGAGTGGAATGGAAAAAAATACATTATTGGCATTTTTATTCGAAGTGATCAAGTTCTATCATTGAAGAAAAAAACTTTTGTTTTGAATGAACTTTTGGTTTTTACGGAAGCTGTATTTAAACAAGGTTCGTTTCAGTGTTATTATCGATCTCGTGATCCCATCTTTTTTCTTTCAGATGGTGCAAAAAGAGTTTTAGGAATAAATAGAAATTTCGTCAGATTGTCTAGTTTGCTTCCTTACATCAAAAAAGATGAACAAGAAATAAAAAATATTCTACAAGAAATAGCATTAGGTAATTTAAATCATTTACAAAAAGAATACGAATTCTATTGGCAGAATGGAAATGAAATCAAGAACATGGTTATCCAATTTTCTTTCTTGAAGGAAAAGTTTCTATATGGAATTATCAAAGATATTACAAAAGAAAAAGAACATATTCAATTGATTGAACGAAAAAATCAGTTCTTTTACATGTTATCCCAATCCCACAAAGTTCTGCTATTTGCGAATGAAGAAGAAATATTGCTTTCTCAGATTTGCAAGGTGATTGTTGAAACAGGAAAATACCTAATGTCCTGGGTAGGATATAAAAAATATAACAAAGAAAGAACTATTGAAGTTGTAAGTTATTATACAAAGAATGAATTTTTAGAAACATTTTTAAAAGAAAATTTTCTTTCACTTCCACTTTCTTGGGGATGGGGAGAAAAATCTAAAGATGCAAATCAGCATATTGCGAGCATTGTTTGTAGAAATAATAAAATATTGATAGAGAAAATTCAACAGGATAGTGAATTAAGAAAAGGTGAAGTTCGATCAGTGATTGGAATTCCAATTGCAATGAATGATATGGTAATTGGTGTTTTGATGGTTTATTCTTCGTTTGAAGATTTCGATCCAGAAGAAAAACACATCCTACAAGAAATAGCTGTTAACATAGGGATTGGTATTAACATCATCAGAGAAAGAAAGACAAAAATGCGGTTATTGGAACAAAATATTCTCTTAACGAAAATCTTGGATAACACAAGCCTTGGGATTTTAATCATAAACAAAGAAGGAAAAATACTCTACGTAAACAAAAAATTCGAGGAAATGAGTGGATATTATATGAATGAATTGATGGGACAAAATGTTAATATTTTGAAATCAGGATTGCATGACCATGAATTCTATCAACAATTATGGGATACTATAATGAGCAAGAAAGACTGGAAGGGTGAGATCATCAACAAAAGAAAAGATGGTAGTTTGTTTCTTTCTCGTGTTTTTATATCACCTGTATTAAATGAAAAGTTAGAAATTTCTCATTTTATTCAGATCATAGAAGATATTACTTTAGAAAAGTTTTATGAAGAACAAATAGAAAAATCCCAATTTTATGATAGTTTAACCAATCTACCCAACAGAACTTATTTTTTAGAAAAATTAAATCAAGAAATTTACAAAGGTGATAATTTATTTGTCATCTTGATTGACGTTGATCAGTTTTCTCTGGTTATCCAAAAAGTTGGTTTTTTAATATCAGATAAGTTTCTTCAATTAATTGCAGATCGAATTAGATCTTATATTGAGAAATATTTGCAATTAAATGTTTTTTTAGCTAGAATAGGAAATGATGAATTTGGTATTATTTTATCAAAAATAACTTTTGAAGATGGCATCCATTTCGTAGAAAATCTTTCTGAGTTCTTAAAGCGAGTATATCGAATTCATGGAAGTGAATTTTACCTTACTGCCTCGATGGGTATTGCTCTATATCCAGAGAATGCAAAAACCCCTGATGAATTGTTAAAATATGCGGAAATGGCTTTAAACAGAGCGAAAGAAGAAAAAGGAATAGGGAGCTATGCTTTTATTAATCCAGAAGTAGAAAAAGAATTTTTAGATCAAGTGAAGATTGAGACTTTACTTTTCAAGAATATTTCTCTGTTAAAAACAAAAGAAAAAACAAAAATTCAAAAAACAGGTTTTTATTTAGTTTATCAACCAATATTGGATATTAAAACAAACAAGATTGTCTCAGTAGAAGCCCTAATACGTTGGAGAGATAAAGAGTTAGGTATAATAAACCCATCAAAATTTATTCCTATAGCAGAGAAAAACCGATTGATTATTCCCTTAGGAGAATTTATTATTGAGGAGATAATTAAACAAATTTTGGAGTGGTATGAGAAGGATTACACAATTCTTCCTGTTTCAGTGAATATTTCCTATCATCAAATTCATGATGGAACATTTTTGAAATTCTTCAAGAGACTTATCAAAGATTACCATGTTGATCCAGCCTTAATAGAGATTGAAATTACTGAGAATATCCTTTTGCAAAATGAAGAAAAAACAAGAAGATTTATAGGCGAGTTAAAAGACATGAATGTGAAGATTTTAATCGATGATTTTGGAACTGGTTATTCATCTTTGAATTATTTATTGAAATATAAATTTGATGCTATCAAAATCGATCAATTTTTTATTAGAAAATTAGATGAGGAAGAGGATGACTCTTCTTTAAGATTAGTTCGTTCCATCATCCAAATGTCAAAAAGCTTTGGATTAAAATCGATTGCTGAGGGTATTGAAACTCAGAAACAAGTAGAAATATTACTTAGAGAAGATTGCGATTATGGACAAGGATATTACTATAGCAAACCTTTAAATCCAATGGAATTGGAAAAGTTTTTTAAAGTTCATACTTAG
- a CDS encoding alpha-galactosidase yields the protein MNFNEIKILRFQYQKKNGFFSYEVQKPLTESFRIQFPIGVMHFSFQDGIFTLFCEEFLDYQEVSLDFFMLEFFIPKIEQFKDFLHQGYNNWTQTFEVPIKSSQMNVNFFFRWLFGSFGEYTIIKYIKKFNKAFLRSHFYTYLRSSDNKILLFASLDEKNAYTIFQLDYKNSILKVIKDYQNYYFSKSFLLMNLLIKHGNYYEVFNDFSERLDAISETNITGYTSWYYHYNKIDFETLESRLDFFGKEKIPIDYFQIDDGYQERVGDWLNLKPSFRGKIKSLVEKAKSYNIKPGIWIAPFICEKKSNLFYYHEDWLLRDENEKPVIAGFNPLWSGWFYSINIYHHGFQDYLNQVLQTFVKDWGFELLKLDFLYASSIYPVKRKTRAIQMQDALSLIHKIVNWRKSNVKLLGCGIPFSHTFGNVNFARVGSDVEEKWDNYLKNFHFLERVSTFSSLNSTIHRHPFNGKNFLSDPDVFYLRESFRSLKSKDISKKIGLTIEERLTLLYVNYIFGGLVFTSDPVETYDPEKLELYKKLFPFSKKEYKTFKVVDEHSFEVHFSIKKQNFFTDSNQKEFQLEYLFLVNLSDKKVKFFLEPNVLYFVAFPFQKKFNLFIKSQETIILPPHNSLLLYKTQIRKSDLLGSNGHIFPLSEISSYSKRKKKFKFKLEKEAFQKTKVFVHAKDVQNSSHAVKKIENIPYYEIEVINQKEV from the coding sequence ATGAATTTTAATGAAATCAAAATTTTAAGGTTCCAATACCAAAAAAAAAATGGTTTTTTTTCTTACGAAGTTCAAAAACCTTTAACAGAAAGTTTTCGTATACAATTTCCGATTGGAGTCATGCATTTTTCTTTCCAAGATGGTATTTTTACTTTATTTTGTGAGGAGTTTCTTGATTATCAAGAAGTATCTTTAGATTTTTTCATGTTGGAATTTTTCATTCCAAAGATAGAACAATTCAAGGATTTCTTACATCAAGGCTACAACAACTGGACCCAAACTTTTGAAGTTCCCATCAAGAGCTCTCAAATGAATGTGAATTTTTTTTTTCGTTGGCTCTTTGGTTCATTCGGCGAATATACCATCATAAAATACATAAAAAAATTTAATAAAGCTTTTTTACGATCTCATTTTTATACCTATCTAAGAAGCTCTGATAATAAAATTTTACTTTTTGCTTCTTTGGATGAAAAGAATGCTTATACGATATTTCAGTTGGATTATAAAAATTCTATTTTGAAAGTAATTAAAGATTATCAGAATTACTATTTTTCCAAATCTTTTTTGTTGATGAATTTACTCATAAAACATGGAAATTATTATGAAGTGTTTAATGATTTTTCTGAAAGACTTGATGCCATCTCCGAAACAAATATTACTGGATATACTTCATGGTATTATCATTACAATAAGATTGATTTTGAGACCTTAGAGAGTAGGCTTGACTTTTTTGGAAAAGAAAAGATTCCGATTGATTATTTTCAAATTGATGATGGGTATCAAGAAAGGGTTGGGGACTGGTTAAATCTAAAACCTTCTTTTCGAGGGAAAATAAAAAGTTTAGTTGAAAAAGCAAAATCTTATAATATAAAACCCGGGATTTGGATAGCACCATTCATATGTGAAAAAAAGTCAAATTTGTTCTATTATCATGAGGATTGGCTACTTCGTGATGAAAACGAAAAACCTGTGATTGCAGGATTTAATCCACTTTGGAGTGGATGGTTTTATTCTATCAATATTTATCATCATGGATTCCAGGATTATTTGAATCAGGTTTTGCAAACATTCGTAAAGGACTGGGGATTTGAACTCTTAAAGTTAGATTTTCTATATGCAAGTTCTATATACCCTGTCAAAAGAAAAACAAGGGCAATACAAATGCAGGATGCCCTTAGCTTGATTCACAAAATCGTAAACTGGAGGAAAAGTAACGTAAAACTTCTGGGTTGCGGGATTCCTTTTTCTCATACGTTTGGAAATGTTAACTTCGCTAGAGTGGGAAGTGATGTAGAAGAAAAATGGGATAATTATTTAAAGAATTTTCATTTTTTAGAAAGGGTTTCTACTTTTAGTAGTTTGAATTCCACTATCCATAGACATCCTTTCAATGGAAAAAACTTTTTGAGTGATCCCGATGTTTTTTATTTAAGAGAGTCCTTTCGTTCTTTAAAGTCAAAGGATATTTCTAAAAAAATCGGACTAACTATTGAAGAAAGACTTACGTTGTTGTATGTCAATTATATCTTTGGTGGATTGGTTTTTACTTCTGATCCTGTGGAAACTTATGATCCAGAAAAACTTGAATTGTATAAGAAATTATTTCCTTTCTCGAAGAAGGAATACAAAACTTTCAAAGTTGTTGATGAACATTCTTTTGAGGTGCATTTTTCTATTAAAAAACAAAATTTTTTCACAGACTCAAATCAAAAAGAGTTTCAGTTGGAATACCTTTTCCTTGTAAATCTTTCTGATAAAAAAGTGAAATTTTTTTTAGAACCAAATGTTCTTTATTTTGTGGCATTCCCATTTCAGAAGAAATTTAATTTATTCATTAAATCACAAGAAACTATCATACTCCCGCCTCATAATAGTCTTTTACTTTATAAAACCCAAATCAGAAAAAGTGATCTCTTAGGAAGCAATGGGCATATTTTTCCTTTGTCTGAAATTTCTTCTTATTCCAAAAGAAAAAAGAAATTTAAGTTTAAGTTGGAAAAAGAAGCTTTTCAAAAAACAAAAGTTTTTGTTCATGCAAAGGATGTTCAAAACTCATCCCATGCTGTAAAAAAAATTGAAAATATACCCTATTACGAAATTGAAGTTATTAACCAAAAGGAGGTATAA